A stretch of DNA from Rhodococcus sp. NBC_00297:
ACGGTCGGCAACTGCGTCGTGTTCAGACCGTCCCGGTACACCGACAGAGCGACCGACCCGATCACGGCGACACCGAGTGTTCCGCCGAGCTCGCGGGTGGCATCGTTGACCGCTGATCCCATCCCGGCCTTGTCGGTCGGAACGACTCCCATGATCGCCTCCGTCGCAGGGGCACTCGTCAGACCCAGGCCTGCGCCCAGCAGCACCATCTGACCCGCGATCTGCAGGTAGGACGTGCCCGTGTCGATCTGCGAGATCCACAGGAACGCAGCCGTCAACGATGCCAGGCCGGCGGCCACCACGATCTTGGAACCGACCAGTACCGCCAGGCGGGGACCCACCAGCGAGAACACTGCCAGCGATCCCGCGACGGGCAGCATGCGCACGCCGGTCTCGAGGGCACCGAAGCCGCGCACGGACTGGAAGTACTGGGTGACGAGGAAGATGAACCCGAACAGCGCGAAGAACGCACTGGTGACCGCCCCACTGGCAGCCGTGAAGCGCATGTTCGTGAACAGCCGCACGTCCAGCATCGGGTGGCGAGCGCGCGACTCCCGGAGAACGAAGGTGACCAGCAACGCGGCGGCCACACCGAATCCGAGCGCCGTCGACGCCGAGGACCACCCGCGGCCGGGGCCTTCGATGATGGCGTGCACCAGTGACCCCAGGGCCAGCACGGACAGAAGCAAGCCCGACTTGTCCAGCGGCGGGGTCGACGGATCACGGGAGTTCGGCACGAAACGCACTGCGAGAGCGATGGTTGCGACAGCAGCGAGGCCGTTGAAGACGAAGATCGATCCCCACCAGAAATGTTCGATCAACGCCCCACCCACCACGGGTCCGACCGCGACCGAGACGCCGGTCGCCGCGCCCCACAGTCCGATGGCCATGACGCGTTCGGACCGCTCCTGGAACACGTTGGTCAGAATCGACAGCGTCACCGGGTACACCACGGCAGCCGCGACACCGGCCAGCGCCCGCCACGCGATCAGCTGGGCGGGCTCACCACTCCACGCCCCACCCACCGATGCGACCGCGAAGAGCACGAGCCCGCCCACGAGGAAGGGACGGCGACCGAACCGGTCGCTGAGCGATCCCCCGGCCAGCACCAACGCAGCGAATGCCAGATTGAAGGCATCGACCACCCACAGCAGATCGCGCGTGGACGCCCCCAGGTCCTCGACGAGGGTGGGCAGCGCGATGTTGACGATCGTGGTGGACACGTTGACCACGAACACCGCGCAGCACAGCGTCACCAGGGCGGCCATCTTGCGCGAGCGGAGGGCCGGCACCGCGGCGAGGAACGTCATAACAAAGTTATAGCAGGCGCGGCGGGCTCGTCGCATCCGGACGTCATCGTGGGACCATGACGTCATGGCCGCTCGACGAGACACCGACCGCACGGCGGACGACGGATCCACCCGCGAGCGCCTCGTCGACGCCGCCGTCGCTGTCCTGGCAGAGGAAGGCCCTGCCGAGATGAAGGTCCGTCGCATCAGCGACAGGGCAGGCTCCTCGACGATCACGGTCTACCACCACTTCGGGAACGTGGGCGGGCTGCTCGACGCTGTCGTGGTGCGGGGATACGCGACGCTGACAGGGACTCTCGAGGACGCGGCCGCGTCGAACGACGACCCCGGTGTGCAGCTCTTCGCCATGGCCCTGGGAGCCAGAGGTTTCGCGCAGCGCAATCCGCACCTCTACGACCTGATGTTCGGACTCTCGCCGCGCGGAACCTACCGCGCGTCCGCTCCCCTTGTGCCACAACAGCATTTCCGCAGGGCCTACGCCGTTCTGGTACGCAGCTGCCACCGACTGGTGACGGCCGGTCGCGTCGACATCGACGACCCGGAACAGATCGCCGCCCAGTTGTGGAGCCTGGTACACGGGTTCGTCTCACTCGAAGCGGCCGGCCACTTCGCCGATCACAGCGACCCAGTCGCGAGCGTCCTCGCGCCCATGGCTGTCGCCCAGCTCGTCGGTATCGGCGACGACCGCGCTCGGGCCACCCGCGGAGCGCTCGACGCCTACGCGACCTGGACCGCGACGGCAGTCGAGTAAGAGAACGCCCTGCCCGCTCGAGAGCTCGCCGATCGCGACTGCGACAACCTCGCAACCCGGATCGCGGCGCGCGGAGATGGGCACAGGCCCGTCGTGCCCGTCGTCGCACTGCCCTCACCTGCGTGATTGACATCACAAGGACGTCATACTACTTTCAAACTGACATCAGTTCAGGAAGTCCACTCGCACCGACAGCCGAGCGGCCCTGTGAGTCCGAGAGAGGTCTGACCATGCGGAGGATTCCCCGAGCCATCGCCACCGTTGCCATGGCAGCGTCGGCGTTCGCGCTCACAGCGTGCGGCGGCAGCACCACCCCGTCCGGGCCCGTCGAGGGCAGCTGGGACGACGTCGTCGCCGCGGCGAAGACGGAGGGCAGCGTGATGCTCTACTCCAGCCAGAAGCCTGCGAACCTCGACGCGCTGAAGGCCGCGTTCACGCAGAAGTACCCGGAGATCTCCATGGACTTCGTGCGCGGAACGGATTCCGAGATCAATCCCCGTGTCGAGACCGAGAACCGCACGGGTACAGGCATTGCCGACGTCCACATGGTGACCGACGCCTCGTGGATCGCCAGCGCGTCCGAGTCCGGCACCTTCTCCACCGAGATCGTGGGTCCGGACTTCGACGCACCCGACTACGACCGCGCGGCCAGCGTGAAGAACGACCGCTTTTTCCTCTCGTCCGCCGCTGTCTTCGGCCTCGGGTGGAACACCGCCGCGGTGCCCGACGGTCTCGAGACCCCGCAGGACATTCTGGACCCGGCCTACCGCGGCCGCATCGGCATCGTCAATCCGACGGGCATCGCGTCGTACGTCGACCTGTATCGGCACTACGCCGAGAACTACGGCGAGGACTACTGGGACAAGCTGGCCGAACTGCAGCCGCGTGTCTACCCGAGCGCCCTGGCCGTCGCGCAGGCCCTGACGTCGGGTGAAGTGGTGGTCTCGCCCAGCGTCCAGCCGCTCGTCACCGAGGTCGACGCGGGCGCTCCCGTCGACTGGGTGCTGCCGGAGAACCCTTGGGGCACACCGTGGTACACCGAGGTCCTGAGTGCGGCGCCGCATCCGAACGCGGCTCAGGTCCTGGCGGACTTCATGGTGACCGCCGAGGGACAGGCCGCGCTGAACGGTGGCTACGCCGCCGCGCTGCCGGATGTTCCGGGCGCCGTCGAGCGGGCACAGAACATCGCCTCACCCGATCCCGCCGATCTGACCCCCGAGAACGTCGACCGGTACTCGCAGGAATGGTCGCAGCTCTTCCAGTGACGGGGACGCGACCGCTCTCGACCATCCGAACTCGTCATCCAGGGAGGTGATCATGGACGCTCGGACAGCGCCTTCACACGGCTCACGTGTGCTCGTCACCGGCGCCGCGCGCGGCATCGGTGCGGCATGTGCCGCGCGCTTCGCCTCTTCCGGAGCGACCGTGTACGTCACGGACGTGGACGACGAAGGTGGTCGCGCGGTCGCCGACACCCTCGGACCGTCGGTTCGCTACCTGCATCTGGACGTGGCGTCGGAAGCCGAGTGGGACGCGTGCGTGCAGAGAATCGAAGCGGACGGTGGAGGCCTCGACGTGCTGGTGGCCAACGCCGGGGCGGCGCACCGCGGCGACATCGCCGACACCTCACTGGCCGACTTCCGCCGCATGCTCGACATCAACCTGGTCGGCACCTTCCTCGCCCTCAGGACGGCGAGCACCGCCGTGAAGTCCGGCGGTTCCGTGATCACGGTGTCGTCCCTGCGCGGAATCCTCGCGACAGCAAAGCTCGGCGCCTATGGCGCCTCGAAGTTCGGTGTGCGGGCCCTCACCCGAGTGGCTGCGCTCGAGCTCGCCGAGCGGGGGATCCGAGTCAACTCGGTGTGCCCCGGAAGCATCGACACCGACATCACCGGTAGCGAGGACTTCGCCGACCACGATGTCGCCGGCTATGTGCGCACCATTCCGATGCAGCGGCGGGGCACCACCGGCGACGTCGCGGACGCCGTCGTGTTCCTCGCCGGATCCGAGAGCAGCTACATCACAGGAACCGACCTCGTCGTCGACGGTGGTCTGGCGGCCGGCGCGCGAACACCCACACACACCTCTGGACAGAAGGCATGAGATGACCGATCGCTTCACCATTTCCGGACTGACCAAGACGTACGGCAGCACGAAGGTCGTGGACGGTCTCGACATCGACATCGAGCAGGGCGAGTTCCTGGTTCTTCTCGGCCCGAGTGGCTGTGGAAAGACCACCACGCTGCGGTGCCTCGCGGGGCTCGAGACGCCCCAGGGCGGGCGTATCTCGTTCAAGGACAGGACGGTCTTCGACGCGGACCAGCGAGTCGACGTCCCCGCGCACAAGCGCAACATCGGCATGGTTTTTCAGTCCTACGCCCTGTGGCCGCACATGACGGTGCGCCGCAACATCAAGTACCCCCTCGACGTCCGCGGACTCACCAAGTCCTTCGGACCGGGAGCCGTCGAGGCAGCGGCCGACATGGTGGACTGCGGCGCACTGCTCGACCGGTATCCGTCGCAACTCAGTGGTGGCCAACAGCAGCGCGTGGCGGTCGCCCGCGGGCTGGTCGCGCGTCCGGACCTCATCCTCTTCGACGAGCCGCTCAGCAACCTCGATGCCCGGCTGCGCGATCAGGTCCGGTCCCAGATCCACCGCCTGCACCGCGAACTCGGGTTCACCGCCGTGTTCGTGACCCACGACCAGTCCGAGGCATTCGCACTGGGCGATCGTCTGGCCATCATGAAATCGGGTCGCATCGAGCAGCTCGACACGCCGTCGAGCGTGTTCGAGAACCCAGGCTCGGACTACGTCGCGGCATTCATCGGCATGGCCAACAAGCTCGAACTGCGCAGGGCGCACGACGGCTGGCAGACCTCCGCGGGTGACGCGATCGATCTCCGCGACTCGGTGGTCCGCGATCGTGCCGACGAGGGCGATTCCGCGGTCGCACGGCTGCGTCCGGACGACCTGCTCCTGCACCGCAGCATGGCCGAGGTTCCGCCCGGCCACGTCGGACTGCACGCCGCCCTCGTCGATCACGAGTACGGAGGTCGGCACTTCGATGTGACCGTGCGGTCCGGCGCCGAGACACTCACCCTGCGTGCGTCGGCCGCCGAGCACGGCCTCGCGCTGCGTTCGGCCGAGCCGGGTGACGCCGTGGTCGTCTCCTTCTCCCCCGCAGCGCTGCGGGTGTTCCCCTCGGCGCCCTCCACCGCGACCGCCGCGGACACCGCACCCGTCGCCGCAGCAGTGGGGAGCGCATCGTGACCGCCACCCTCACACCCCCCGACACCGACACGACGCCGCCGCCGGCGGGACGACGGTCACGGCTGACCGGCCCCTGGCGTGCCCGGCTCGGTTACGGCATTCTTCTCGCCGTTCTCGCCTATCTGGTCGTCCTCCCCATGGTGCGTCTGCAGATGCTCGCGTTCGAGGACGGAGCGCGGGGCTACCGCAGCCAGTACGGACGGTTCGACATCGCCCAGACACTGTGGACAACAGTGATTCTGGCGCTGGGATCGCTCGTCATCGCGCTCGTTCTCGGCACCCTGCTCGCCTACGCCGCGAGCCGCCTTCCGGCGCGACTCGGGTTCCTCAAGATGATTCCCATCCTGCCCATCGTGCTTCCCGCGGTCGCCAACATCGTCGGCTGGGCCTTCCTGCTGTCACCAGGACCCGGCTACCTCAATGTCGTACTGCGCGCGCTGCCCTGGTGGAGCGATCTCGAGAGCGGCCCCGTGGACGTCTACACGGTGCCGTGGATCGTCATCCTGACCGGATTCGGTCTGACGTCGTTCGTCTATCTCTTCGTGTCCTCGGGAATGGACAACATTAGTTCGGAGCACCTCGAGGCCGCTCGGATCAGCGGATCGTCCTCGATGGGTGTGTTCTTCCGTATCGTTCTCCCCCTGCTCCGTCCGTCGCTCATCTACGGCGGTGGTATCGCGTTCCTCCTCGGTCTCGGCCAGTTCACCGGACCACTCCTGTTGGGTCAGAACAGCGGAGTGAAGGTCCTCACCACCGAGATGTACCGGCGGGTGTCGGAATCACCGTCCGACTTCGCGGCCGCCGCAGCTGCCGGTTCACCCCTCGTCCTGTTCGGACTGGCGCTGGTTCTGGTGCAGAAGATGTTGCTGGGCAATCAGAGCCGGTTCGTCACTCACGGCGGCAAGGCGTTCTCCGCACCCTCGGGCCGCGGAACGTGGGCGGCCGTCACCATCAGTGTGTACGCCCTGTTCGCGCTGCTGATCCCCATCGTCGGACTCGTCATCGTGTCGCTGACCCCGTACTGGTCGGACACCCTGACCCTGGATCTGTTGACGCTGGACAACTTCCGGGCCCTCATCTCCGACGACGCGATCGTCTCGTCCGTACTCACCAGCATCCTCACGTCCCTCGCCGCGGTGGCCGTGTGCATCCCCATCGGGTACGTCATGGCCAACCTGTTGGTCCGCGGTCGTCGCTTCCGCGTCCTGGGCATGATCGGCGACTTCATCACCGCCCTGCCACTGGGTATCCCCGCGGTCATCTTCGGTGTGGGGTTCCTGCTCACGTACACCGAACCTCCGTTGATCCTCTACGGCACTCGCACGGTGATCGTGCTCGTCTACATCGTGCTGATGTTGCCGTTCTCGGTCCGACTGCAGATGACGGCGATGCTCGCGCTGGGCAACACCTACACCGAGGCCTCGGCCACCAGCGGCGCCTCGCCCGTGGTGACCAATCTTCGAATTCTGTTGCCACTCATGCGAGGAGCCATCTTCGGCGCCGTCGCCCTGATGTTCATCCTTCTGACTCACGAGTTCGCCGCCTCGCTGCTCGTCCGCGCCTCGACGACCCAGGTCATGGGCACCCTGCTCTACGACATGTGGCAGAACGGCTCGTACCCGCTCGTCGCGGCGATGGCGCTGCTCATGACCGCGGTGACCACCACGGGAGTCGCGATCGCCATGCTCGTCGGCGGTCGCAACGTCCTCAGCAAGCTCTGAAAGGCACACCATGCCCGAAGGCAGTACCCGTCTGACCGACAAGGTGATCCTCGTGACCGGCGCGACCGGCGGGATCGGTGTCGACATCGTGACGAGGCTGGCGTCCGAGGGAGCCAGCGTGATCGTCACCGATGTCGACCAGAGCGCCTGCGACGCAGCGGCGCACGCGCTGGAACGCCCCGACTCGCATCTGGCGTGCGCGCTGGACATCACCGACGAGGAGCAGTGGGCGGCGACCCTCGCCCTCGTGGAGGACCGTCACGGCACGCTCGACGCCGTCGTCAACAACGGTGCGATCGGATCGCTCGCCACCGTCGTCGACGAGACGGTGGAGCAGTATCGCCGCGTCGTCGAGGTGAGTCAGACCGGTACGTGGCTGGGGATGAAGCACGCCGGCGCCCTGATCGAGCGGACCGGCGGCGGATCGGTGGTCAACATCTGCTCCATCCTCGGCAGCGTCGGCGGACTGGGCAACAGCATCGCCTACGCCGCGGCGAAGGGTGCCGTGCGGACCATGACGAAGAACGCGGCGCTGCACTGGGCCCGCCTCGGGGTGCGGGTCAACTCGATCCACCCCGGTTTCATCGCGACCCCGCCACTGCTCGCGCGCTACGAGGGCACACCGCGCCACGAGGCCATGCTGGCCGGCACACCGATGGGACGACTGGGTTCCGGCGCGGAAGTCGCTGCCGCGGTGGCGTTCCTGGCCGGTGACGATGCACGCTTCGTGACCGGTACCGAGCTGTACGTCGACGGCGGGTGGACCGCCGCCTGAGTCTCAGGCGACGCTGAACACGTCGACGCCGTCCTGGTTCTCCACACGCAGCACGCCCCGGTGGACGTCCAGATCGAGGTGGGCCAGGGTCTCGCAGACCGCGACCATGCGATCGAACGTTCCGAGATCCGCGAACGGGCGATCACGACGGGTCCACGGAAGGCGCTCGGCCACATCGAGGCCGGTCGCCCGGGTCAGGTCGGCGACGACCGCACGGGTCGCCGCCAAGCGGCGGGCGTGGTGATCGAGGAGTTCGCGCACGCGCGCGTGCAGACCGACACCGGTGTCCCCGTGAGCGGGCAGCACCGTGCGATCCCGATCGTCGAGCATCATCTCCAACGACTTCAGGTAGTGCCCCAGGGGCAGGTCCCACTCACCGAGTTCGAATCCGATCGACGGGGTGATGGTCGGCAGAACGTGGTCGCCCGTGTAGCTGATGTCTCGGTCGAGATCGTGGAACACCATGTGGCCCTTGGTGTGGCCGGGCGTGTGCACCGCGGTCAACCGGTGTCCGGGGATGTCGAGGGCGCCCTCGGTGAGCCACGCGTCCGGCGGCTCCCAGTCGTCCGAGTCGAAGTCCTCGTCGCTGGTGTCCAGGCGAACCGCTCGCGCGATGTCGTCGGCGCCGGCCCGTTCCAGCTCACGCAGTGACGATGTCGGCATGTTGGAGGCAAGCTCCCCGATGGCGACGATCCCCGGCGCCTCGGCCGACCCGAGGTGGATGCGGCAGCCGTGTCGACGGCGGAGGTCGACGGCGAAGGTGTAGTGGTCACGGTGGACGTGAGTGACGAACACGTCGTGTACGTCGTCCGGTCGGCAACCGAATTCGCCCAGCGCGGTGGAGAACTCGTCATATGTACCCGGCCGTCGCCATCCGCCGTCGATCAGCGCCAGGCCCCTGTCGGTCTCCAGGGCATAGACGTTGATGGCACGGAGTCCGTCGGACGGCATCTGCAGTGGCACCCGGTGGATGCCGTCCGCGATCCGAACGGATCCCGGATCGGACCACCGGGCGGTCACGAGGTGGTCGACGTGTCGGCGACCATGGTCCGCTCGTCGCCGTACCAGATCATCCGTCGCCCACGCATGGTTCCGACGTGCTCGACGGCGACCTTCCACTCCGGACTGGCGAGCGCGGTCTTGAGATCGTCGCGCGAGGCGAAGCTCAGAATGGACAGTCCGTCCCACCCGGCGCTGCGCTCGTCTATCGAGTGGACGATGTCGATGTGCTGCCACCGCAGCAGGCCCGGGAGCGGGTAGGTCACCTCCGCGTGCTCACCGCGCCACCACGTCATGAACTGCTCGTGCGTCCAGTCGTTCGGACGGGCGGCGAGAACCATCAGATCGAACATGATTTCCTCCAGGGTGTGGTCAACATGAATTCGGTTCGGTATGGATAGACGTGATCGACACGAATGACCGAGCCGGGCTCAGCGCCCAGCGGTCAGGGGCGCACCATCTTGAGCACCGCGGTGGTGACGGTCTCGGCGATCTCGTCGAGGGTGGCGGGGCCGTTCGGCCGGTACCACCGCCACACGCTGATGACGAGGGCGAGGACCAGGCGTCCCACCGTCTTCGGATCTCCCTCGGCGAAGACCCCGTCGTCCATGCCACTGGCGATCAATCTCGTCCACCGACGCTCGATCTCCTGGACCAGCTCTCGGGACTGGAGACGCTCGGCCTCCTCCTTCCCCGACTGCCGCTCCGTCGCCAGAAGGTCCATGTGGTTCTGCAGGATCCGGCGCTGCAGAGCGTCCAGCGGCGAGGCCTGGAGAGCTCCCGCGACGGCGGCTCGCAGTGCCGCCTCCGGGTCGCTCCGGTCGGCCGTGGCCGCGTCGAAGCGCTCGACGGAATCCGCCAGTTCCAGACGCATGATGGTGAGCAGACAGTGCGCTTTGGATTCGAAGTAGTGGTAGAGCGCGGTCTGGCCTATTCCGACCTCGTCCGCCACCGACGCCCACTTGGTGTGGTCGTAGCCCACCCTGCCGAACTGCTCGATGGCGACGGTGAGAATACGAGACCGCTTGGAGCGCGGGCTCTCGCGGCGTGCCGTCGTTCCGACGCTCATCGCGGCAACCTCGAAGACTGGCCCGGCCGGCCTCCGGCCTCCCCGCAACGTGTCAGCATCGTGCTCATGTTACTCGTCCCGAGGTGAATTCGGATCGGGAACACCGGCGAGACGCGCTGCCATCCGCACGGCATCGGGTCGGGAGAGCTTCCCGACACGGTTCTGCGGCAGATCGTCCACAGCGAAGACGTACTCCGGCCAGTTGTGTCGTGGCACGCCGCGACGGGACAATCCGTCCGTCACCTCGGCCAGACCGAGAGCGCGTCCGTCGGTCACCACGAGGGCTCCGGCGCGCTCGGACAGCAGCTCGTCCGGGATCGGCACCACGCAGACCTGCACGATGCCGGGGACGCCGGCCACCGCCGCCTCGACCTCGTTGATGTCGATGTTGCGACCACCACGGATGATGATCTGCTTCTGCCTGCCCATCACGGTGATGGTGCCGTCGGTCGCCACCTCGACGAGGTCACCGGTCGGCAGGTATCCGTCGTCGGTCAGTGTCGGTGCCGCGACCTGTCCTCCCCGTGCATACCCGACGAACATCGAGGGTCCGCGGACCTGCGCGTCACCGATCTCCCCGGTGCCCACGTCCTCCCCCGCACCGTTCACGGCCCGCACGATCGTGCCGGGGAACGGCCGTCCGTCCGTACCGAGGCGAAGTCGAGGATCGTCGTCCGGGGTCGCGGTCGTGTGACCGAGGCACTCCGACATGCCGAACACCCGGAGGAACGTCGTTCCCAGGAACTGCTCGGCCCGTTCGAGAGCCGACGCGTTCATGGGCCCGCCGCCGACCGTCATCGCCCGCATCCCCGCGAGTCGACCGGCCCCGTTCTCGACGAGGGACAGCTGCAGCGCCATCGTCGGCACCAGCATCGTCCAGCGGACGTCGTGGGCGGCCATCGCGTCGAGTGCGGCCGCCGGTGACCACTTGCCGATCGACACCATCGGTCCGCCCACGAACAGCGGCAGATACATCCCGAAACATGCTGCGGCGACGGAGGACAGGGGGACGAAGGCGCCCACCGCGTCGCCCGGCCGCAGACCCACGGCGTCCCTCGTGCACGAACAGGCGTAGCGCAGTGCGTCCTCGGACTGGACGACGCACTTCGGGCGACCGGTGGATCCGGAGGTCATCGCGATGACACTGCCTCCGTTCCAGCGCGACACACCTCGCGGATCACCACGGCGAGCACGCAGATGACGGTCACCGACCGCCGCGTCGCCCGACGGGAAGTCCTGGTCGGACACCCCCCACTGTTCGAGTGTGCGAAGGTCGGCCACCACCATGTCGGGGTCGACGTCCTCGACGGCGAGCACGAATTCCGATGCTGTGGCATGCGGGCTGAGCACGGCGACCACGCCTCCGCGCAGACCGACCGACAGTGCGGTGGCCACCGTCTGCCAGGTGTTGTCCGCCTGGATCAGCACAGTGGGAGGTGTGGGGTCGTGCTGTGCCATGTGCTCGGCTCCGCGTTCGGCGGCAGCCATCACGTCGGCCAGTCGATGGGTGCCGTGCAGGTCGATCACGGCGATCGCGTCGGGGTGTTCCCGGACGCGGTCTCGCAGTTCGAGCGCGAGAGTCTTCACTGACGGTGGTCCTTTCCGGCATCACGTTCTGGGGTGGGCTCGTCGGACGTGGTGGGCAGGAGCACGGTTCGGCCGGCGTCCTCCCCGGCACGCAGACGCGCATAGGCGTCGATCGCCTCGTCGAGAGGTCGCGTGGTCACCTCGGGCAGCAGCGCCCCGGACTCCGCGAGCGCCACCACCTCCACCAGATCCGCCCGACTGCCCCAGAAGGGGGCCGAGACCTGCCACCCGGCGGCGATCCCCCGGTTCTTGGCCACCGACACGGA
This window harbors:
- a CDS encoding class I adenylate-forming enzyme family protein, producing the protein MKTLALELRDRVREHPDAIAVIDLHGTHRLADVMAAAERGAEHMAQHDPTPPTVLIQADNTWQTVATALSVGLRGGVVAVLSPHATASEFVLAVEDVDPDMVVADLRTLEQWGVSDQDFPSGDAAVGDRHLRARRGDPRGVSRWNGGSVIAMTSGSTGRPKCVVQSEDALRYACSCTRDAVGLRPGDAVGAFVPLSSVAAACFGMYLPLFVGGPMVSIGKWSPAAALDAMAAHDVRWTMLVPTMALQLSLVENGAGRLAGMRAMTVGGGPMNASALERAEQFLGTTFLRVFGMSECLGHTTATPDDDPRLRLGTDGRPFPGTIVRAVNGAGEDVGTGEIGDAQVRGPSMFVGYARGGQVAAPTLTDDGYLPTGDLVEVATDGTITVMGRQKQIIIRGGRNIDINEVEAAVAGVPGIVQVCVVPIPDELLSERAGALVVTDGRALGLAEVTDGLSRRGVPRHNWPEYVFAVDDLPQNRVGKLSRPDAVRMAARLAGVPDPNSPRDE